The Chitinophaga caeni genome segment AGGTTGCGGAAATAATTGTTGATCCGCTTGATTTGGGTGGCAAAAATTTCTTCGGTTGGTTGGTCTGCGAGGCAAATTTGGTCGATGGCTTTCAACACAAGCTTGAAATACAGTTCCGTGATCTGGTGGTAAATAATAAAGATGCTTTCATCGGGGATGGGCGTGCGGGGATGTTGCAGGTTGAGCAATACATCCAGCTGGATGTAATCCCAATAGGTAAGATAATCTGCGTACAGGAGGCCGTCGAGGTACGACGACAGATCTTGGCCCATAGCGGCATACTTTTCTTCCAGCCGCTTGATTTTTTCGGCGATTTCAGTTGTAACCATGGAACAAGATTAAGTAATTAACCTGTAATTACCAATGGTCACAGTTCATAGGCCCGGCAAATACAACCGGGCCATGGAACCTAATATCTTTACCTGGAATAAACTATTCTACTACGTTAATAGTACGGGTGAAGCTTTCTTCGAGGGAGATGAAAGTTTCGGTGCGTTCGATTCCTTTGATTTTTTGCAATTCATCGTGTAATACGCGGCGGAGCTGTGTAATATCTTTACATATGATCTCGGCCCACATGCTATAACTACCGGTTGTATAATTGAGGCGAACAATTTCGGGGATCTTGCGCAAATCACGGGCAACCCCGTCATACAAGGAGCTTTTTTCCAGGTAAATGCCGATAAACGCGATTACATCGTAACCGATCATTTTCAGATCTACCTGTAATTTAGTTCCTTTAGCTATACCCAGTTCTTGCAGCTTCTTCATTCTAACGTGGATCGTACCCCCGGAAACAAATAGCTTCTTACCGAGATCAGCGTATGAAATTTCCGCATTGGTCATCATCTCGCTGATGATCTGTAAATCAAGTTTGTCAATATTCAAATTGTGGCTCATTTTTACAATTTGTTTTTGAATGTTTTAAACCGTTATGCAAATATTTGAAAAATTTCGAAAATTGAAAAATTTTTCTTGAAAAATTTGCAAGAAATAACCAATCTCTTTAGATTTGCATCAGATTCATTGAAAAACGATAGTGATTTCAAAGCAATCATTTCTCACGCACAACGAATCATTATAAAAATTGTGGGGTGATGAAATTGGCAGACATGCCCTCTTGTCTCGGGGGTGTGGAGCATAGGATAAACCTTCGCATAATGGGTTGACCACTAATCTTACTTGTGCCTGGGCTAACTACCACGTGGAGGTTCGACTCCTCCCCCTACAGCCAATTTATCTAAAAGCCTGGGATTATAACATCCCAGGCTTTTTTTATTTTCCGCTAATGTAAGCATTAGCCCCCATATGGTCATCTTTCTAATATTTTTAAATAAGTGGGATCCAAAGCATATACCGGTGCAAACTTAGGATCACCGGGGTTTTGCAATATTAAATAGGGTTTTAGCTCCGCGACGATCGCCATAGACTTTTCATACGCTTCAGGATGCCGGAACTTCACAGCCGGGTCGATTTCGATCGCATCTTCGAGGATATAGACCTTCTTTTGCCCTGCCAAAGTATTACGGATATTCAACTTGGCTTTATCATAATGTTGCTCCAGCGAATAAACGGTTGCCGGCGTATTATAAGCAATATAGTTTAGCTTGCTACCGGCGCCTAGAGACATTACCAAATCGCCCTGCGATGTATGTCCTTCCAGCCACCCGGTTTCGTGGACGATCAAATCGCCGGATTGCTTCCGGATCACTTGATATCCACCGAAAAAATTATGCAGACCGATGCAAAGCAGCATGGCCCAAGGTAAGAATACCCACTTGTCCCGCGGCAATTGCCCCACCCAGGAACTGATCAATAATACCATGGGCAACAACAGCATCGTCCAGGGTTCCGGGGAATTGGGGTCGAGGTATAGCAACATCATCGCGTAAATCCCGATCCATAAAACCAGGATGACCTGTGCAGTTAACAATTTTAACCGTTTCCGTTTCAAGAACACCAGGATCAAAGTTGCCAAGATACTCAGCACGGCCAAAATGGTGGTCACTACGGCAATCTTATTACCGACAGGATTGGAATTAGCGGCATATACTTCTTCCGCGATAATATTTGCCGGGAAACGGTGATGAATAAACCCCGCGACCTTCTCAAATCCATATATAAAACCGGTTGCCAAAATATTGGCCCCGATCACGAAAATGGTAACCAAAGGACTACCGTATGACTGGCTGGCGCCATCTAAAAAGAACTCCCTGAATGTCATATCGCCCGGGAATACGCTGTACACGGAATAATAACCTGCCAAAACAACCAAGAACCCCAAAATACCGTAAGCAAATGTAAATGACCATTGCCGCCTAATCAGCAACCAGAAGGGGAACGCAAAAAACAACGGGATCACGTTTGGCTTGTAAAACAATACGGATACCCCGGCCAGCACGCTGGTGATCAACAACCATTTCCTGGAACCCCGCTCCTTGGTCATACGCCACATACACAGAAAAACGAGGATAGACAATAAATTGGAAATGGCATATACTTCTGCTTCCACGGCATATCTCCAAAAGCCATAGCAGATCATTAATAAAACCGCACCCCAAACCGCGGTAGTTCTCTTTATATTAAATACATTATTCAACGTATAATAGACCAGCACGCAGGTAGCAGCACTACAGGCTGCGCTTACATAACACATGAATTTGTATACATCGGCATGCCAACCAAGCTGCCAGAAGAAAGTATGCGCAGCTTTCAAAAATGGCAAGAATAGTAAATACCTGGATTGGAACAGCCGTTCCCATGAATTATCGCGGACCAGGTACGCATAATAAAATCCATCATCAGCCTCACTGCGGTTACCGGGAAAAGAAAGTAAAATGAAACATAATATTACTCCGAAAACAAGTAAGTATCTCCACCAA includes the following:
- a CDS encoding Lrp/AsnC ligand binding domain-containing protein, translated to MSHNLNIDKLDLQIISEMMTNAEISYADLGKKLFVSGGTIHVRMKKLQELGIAKGTKLQVDLKMIGYDVIAFIGIYLEKSSLYDGVARDLRKIPEIVRLNYTTGSYSMWAEIICKDITQLRRVLHDELQKIKGIERTETFISLEESFTRTINVVE
- a CDS encoding ArnT family glycosyltransferase — its product is MHPIRNQASNNWWRYLLVFGVILCFILLSFPGNRSEADDGFYYAYLVRDNSWERLFQSRYLLFLPFLKAAHTFFWQLGWHADVYKFMCYVSAACSAATCVLVYYTLNNVFNIKRTTAVWGAVLLMICYGFWRYAVEAEVYAISNLLSILVFLCMWRMTKERGSRKWLLITSVLAGVSVLFYKPNVIPLFFAFPFWLLIRRQWSFTFAYGILGFLVVLAGYYSVYSVFPGDMTFREFFLDGASQSYGSPLVTIFVIGANILATGFIYGFEKVAGFIHHRFPANIIAEEVYAANSNPVGNKIAVVTTILAVLSILATLILVFLKRKRLKLLTAQVILVLWIGIYAMMLLYLDPNSPEPWTMLLLPMVLLISSWVGQLPRDKWVFLPWAMLLCIGLHNFFGGYQVIRKQSGDLIVHETGWLEGHTSQGDLVMSLGAGSKLNYIAYNTPATVYSLEQHYDKAKLNIRNTLAGQKKVYILEDAIEIDPAVKFRHPEAYEKSMAIVAELKPYLILQNPGDPKFAPVYALDPTYLKILER